One Ignisphaera sp. DNA window includes the following coding sequences:
- the hsp20 gene encoding archaeal heat shock protein Hsp20: MPGSDEPRRRRRGIFDLFDELFSELEEELEELERAFRIGFTPLEREEFGKPIIYGFRIEVGPDGIPKIYEFGNVKRSGRGRPRVIVSEELEPLVDIYEEDDKIRIVLEMPGVDENKIKVEALDERHIVVEGSNHERRYKKEIELPVEVDVDSAEAVYKNGVLEIRLKKKKESKKGKLIKVVKE, encoded by the coding sequence GTGCCCGGATCTGATGAGCCTAGAAGGAGAAGAAGGGGGATCTTTGATTTATTTGACGAGCTTTTTAGCGAGCTAGAAGAGGAATTAGAGGAATTGGAAAGAGCATTTAGAATAGGCTTCACACCTCTAGAGAGAGAGGAGTTTGGTAAGCCAATAATATATGGTTTCAGAATTGAGGTCGGACCTGATGGCATTCCTAAGATCTATGAGTTTGGCAATGTTAAAAGAAGTGGAAGAGGTAGGCCAAGGGTTATTGTCAGTGAAGAGCTAGAGCCACTAGTTGACATATATGAGGAGGATGACAAGATCAGAATAGTTCTAGAGATGCCTGGTGTTGATGAGAACAAGATTAAGGTTGAAGCGTTGGACGAGCGCCATATAGTTGTTGAAGGCTCTAACCATGAAAGAAGGTATAAGAAGGAAATAGAGCTGCCAGTAGAGGTGGATGTTGATTCCGCAGAGGCTGTCTACAAGAATGGTGTTCTAGAAATACGATTGAAGAAGAAGAAAGAGAGTAAGAAAGGTAAGCTTATCAAGGTTGTAAAAGAGTAA